Proteins encoded together in one Coffea arabica cultivar ET-39 chromosome 2c, Coffea Arabica ET-39 HiFi, whole genome shotgun sequence window:
- the LOC113723881 gene encoding G-type lectin S-receptor-like serine/threonine-protein kinase SD1-29 isoform X2, with amino-acid sequence MGKYSDIFSSSFLVLFNILFIFPACCASNDTITPSQPLKVGQTLISAGQIFELGFFSPDNSSGLYVGIWYKIGPDRRIVWVANRGNALSASDLASRLIISSDGNLKVEDGKQNSVWSTNASVPLNSSIAVLQDDGDFILKDNLLGATLWESFSDPSDTLIATMPLGCCSRSGQKLFLTAWQSENDPAPGKFVVGLSDDKPAQLFTWNGTKPYWRSGPWNGWKFIGAEVKDSGYGSGVSLTQNNQMGKPSLTFNLFNKPHITNLVVSPTGVMEVMHKEGQNVPWKVLWAAIQTPCDVYGACGPFSACSSSGSPTCECLKGFFPLSNEEWSKGNWTSGCLRRTELMCSTNSSNLTSKASKPDGFWKLIQMKLPDHHLFLYNEDAQGCSQWCLSNCSCLAYAYPDGIGCMVWVTELVDIRQSSYGGEDLYLRVANSELGVKRRYTKVIISCVAIAVGFLLVVSICRVQRWKAKRRDTPLNEKNSETRNWCTIKGFRKNCRVVGLLLSGNRGTLRETTREDIKEGPALARGSSSELSMIDINMIKIATNNFSEANKLGEGGFGTVYKLNSMQGKLEDGQQIAVKRLSRHAGQGMEEFKNEVILVSKLQHRNLVRLLGCCIQGEEKIVILEYLKNRSLDTFLFDRTRRLELDWGKRFHIIQGIARGLLYLHRDSCLRIIHRDLKASNILLDDDMNPKISDFGLARPFRVTQEQANTRRVVGTMGYMSPEYAMGGLFSEKSDVYSFGVLLLEIVSSKKNTGLGFHEKYLNLLGYAWQLWNECKAAELLDQSLADSCTPSEVMRCIQIGLLCAQDHAKDRPTMSNVVLMLSGSESEMGLPLPRQPKFTFQSLLEYNHFQAGVSAFNGSINDVTISVVEGR; translated from the exons ATGGGGAAGTACAGTGATATCTTTAGCTCATCATTTCTTGTGCTTTTTAAcatcctcttcatttttccggCATGTTGTGCATCAAATGACACCATAACTCCATCCCAACCACTCAAGGTTGGACAAACTCTAATCTCCGCTGGGCAAATCTTTGAACTAGGATTCTTCAGTCCAGATAATTCAAGTGGATTGTATGTTGGAATCTGGTACAAGATTGGTCCTGATCGTAGAATTGTTTGGGTTGCAAACAGAGGAAACGCACTCTCAGCTAGTGACTTGGCTTCAAGGCTGATAATCAGCAGTGACGGGAATCTAAAGGTTGAAGATGGAAAGCAAAACAGTGTCTGGTCAACAAATGCTTCTGTCCCATTAAATAGCTCTATAGCGGTGCTTCAAGATGATGGGGACTTCATCCTTAAAGATAACCTTTTAGGGGCGACTCTATGGGAAAGCTTTTCTGATCCCTCTGATACACTTATAGCAACCATGCCGCTTGGATGTTGCAGCAGGAGTGGACAGAAATTGTTCTTGACAGCTTGGCAAAGTGAGAACGATCCAGCACCTGGAAAGTTTGTTGTTGGACTTTCAGATGACAAACCAGCACAGCTTTTCACATGGAATGGTACAAAACCATACTGGAGATCAGGTCCATGGAATGGATGGAAGTTCATTGGTGCAGAAGTTAAGGATAGTGGGTATGGAAGTGGAGTAAGTCTGACTCAAAACAATCAGATGGGAAAACCATCTCTGACTTTCAACCTTTTCAACAAGCCACACATTACAAATTTGGTTGTCTCACCAACAGGTGTGATGGAGGTAATGCATAAGGAAGGACAAAATGTACCATGGAAGGTGCTTTGGGCAGCAATTCAAACTCCATGCGATGTATATGGAGCTTGTGGACCCTTCAGTGCTTGTAGCAGCAGTGGATCTCCAACTTGTGAGTGCCTAAAAGGGTTCTTTCCGTTGTCAAATGAGGAATGGAGTAAGGGAAATTGGACAAGTGGATGTTTGCGGCGTACAGAGTTGATGTGCAGTACGAATAGTAGCAACTTAACATCTAAAGCATCTAAACCGGATGGCTTCTGGAAGCTCATTCAGATGAAATTACCAGATCATCATCTGTTTCTTTACAATGAAGATGCCCAAGGGTGTAGCCAATGGTGCCTGAGTAACTGCTCTTGTTTGGCATATGCATATCCAGATGGAATCGGGTGTATGGTTTGGGTAACAGAGCTTGTGGACATTCGGCAATCCTCGTACGGTGGAGAGGATCTATATCTTCGGGTCGCTAATTCAGAGCTAG GAGTAAAAAGAAGATATACCAAGGTCATCATCAGCTGCGTAGCTATAGCAGTCGGCTTCCTCTTGGTCGTGTCAATATGTCGTGTTCAAAGATGGAAAGCAAAGAGAAGAG ACACACCTCTCAATGAAAAAAATTCAGAGACAAGAAATTGGTGCACGATAAAGGGCTTCAGAAAAAACTGCAGAGTGGTCGGTCTCCTTCTGTCCGGGAATAGGGGTACTTTGAGAGAGACTACACGAGAGGATATCAAGGAAGGACCTGCCTTAGCCAGGGGGTCCTCGTCGGAGCTTTCGATGATCGATATTAATATGATAAAAATAGCTACCAACAACTTCAGTGAAGCTAACAAGTTAGGTGAAGGAGGATTTGGCACAGTTTACAAG CTGAATTCCATGCAGGGGAAATTAGAAGATGGACAGCAAATAGCTGTGAAAAGGCTTTCACGTCACGCAGGGCAAGGCATGGAGGAGTTCAAGAATGAGGTCATACTGGTATCTAAACTTCAGCACAGGAACCTTGTAAGGCTGCTGGGTTGCTGCAttcaaggagaagaaaagataGTAATTCTTGAATACCTGAAAAATAGAAGCTTGGACACATTCCTCTTCG ATCGAACAAGAAGGTTGGAGCTAGACTGGGGGAAACGGTTCCACATAATTCAGGGCATTGCCAGAGGGCTTCTATACCTCCATAGAGATTCTTGTTTGAGAATCATTCACAGAGATTTGAAGGCCAGCAACATTCTCTTGGACGATGACATGAACCCCAAAATCTCAGACTTTGGGCTGGCACGACCTTTCCGAGTTACACAAGAACAAGCTAATACCCGCAGAGTGGTGGGAACAAT GGGCTATATGTCTCCCGAATATGCCATGGGAGGCCTCTTCTCAGAAAAGTCTGACGTTTATAGCTTTGGAGTTTTGTTACTAGAGATTGTCAGCAGCAAGAAGAACACGGGGCTTGGTTTTCACGAAAAGTACTTGAACCTTCTTGGTTAT GCGTGGCAATTGTGGAATGAATGTAAAGCTGCAGAATTGCTGGATCAGTCACTTGCTGATTCTTGCACCCCATCAGAAGTAATGAGATGCATTCAAATTGGACTCCTTTGTGCTCAAGACCATGCTAAAGATCGGCCTACAATGTCGAATGTGGTTCTCATGCTAAGCGGTTCAGAGAGCGAAATGGGACTTCCTCTACCAAGACAACCAAAGTTTACGTTTCAGAGCTTGCTAGAATATAATCATTTTCAAGCAGGAGTTTCAGCATTCAATGGTTCCATAAATGATGTTACTATTTCAGTGGTTGAAGGTCGATGA
- the LOC113723881 gene encoding G-type lectin S-receptor-like serine/threonine-protein kinase SD1-29 isoform X1, which translates to MGKYSDIFSSSFLVLFNILFIFPACCASNDTITPSQPLKVGQTLISAGQIFELGFFSPDNSSGLYVGIWYKIGPDRRIVWVANRGNALSASDLASRLIISSDGNLKVEDGKQNSVWSTNASVPLNSSIAVLQDDGDFILKDNLLGATLWESFSDPSDTLIATMPLGCCSRSGQKLFLTAWQSENDPAPGKFVVGLSDDKPAQLFTWNGTKPYWRSGPWNGWKFIGAEVKDSGYGSGVSLTQNNQMGKPSLTFNLFNKPHITNLVVSPTGVMEVMHKEGQNVPWKVLWAAIQTPCDVYGACGPFSACSSSGSPTCECLKGFFPLSNEEWSKGNWTSGCLRRTELMCSTNSSNLTSKASKPDGFWKLIQMKLPDHHLFLYNEDAQGCSQWCLSNCSCLAYAYPDGIGCMVWVTELVDIRQSSYGGEDLYLRVANSELGVKRRYTKVIISCVAIAVGFLLVVSICRVQRWKAKRRVMHTDTPLNEKNSETRNWCTIKGFRKNCRVVGLLLSGNRGTLRETTREDIKEGPALARGSSSELSMIDINMIKIATNNFSEANKLGEGGFGTVYKLNSMQGKLEDGQQIAVKRLSRHAGQGMEEFKNEVILVSKLQHRNLVRLLGCCIQGEEKIVILEYLKNRSLDTFLFDRTRRLELDWGKRFHIIQGIARGLLYLHRDSCLRIIHRDLKASNILLDDDMNPKISDFGLARPFRVTQEQANTRRVVGTMGYMSPEYAMGGLFSEKSDVYSFGVLLLEIVSSKKNTGLGFHEKYLNLLGYAWQLWNECKAAELLDQSLADSCTPSEVMRCIQIGLLCAQDHAKDRPTMSNVVLMLSGSESEMGLPLPRQPKFTFQSLLEYNHFQAGVSAFNGSINDVTISVVEGR; encoded by the exons ATGGGGAAGTACAGTGATATCTTTAGCTCATCATTTCTTGTGCTTTTTAAcatcctcttcatttttccggCATGTTGTGCATCAAATGACACCATAACTCCATCCCAACCACTCAAGGTTGGACAAACTCTAATCTCCGCTGGGCAAATCTTTGAACTAGGATTCTTCAGTCCAGATAATTCAAGTGGATTGTATGTTGGAATCTGGTACAAGATTGGTCCTGATCGTAGAATTGTTTGGGTTGCAAACAGAGGAAACGCACTCTCAGCTAGTGACTTGGCTTCAAGGCTGATAATCAGCAGTGACGGGAATCTAAAGGTTGAAGATGGAAAGCAAAACAGTGTCTGGTCAACAAATGCTTCTGTCCCATTAAATAGCTCTATAGCGGTGCTTCAAGATGATGGGGACTTCATCCTTAAAGATAACCTTTTAGGGGCGACTCTATGGGAAAGCTTTTCTGATCCCTCTGATACACTTATAGCAACCATGCCGCTTGGATGTTGCAGCAGGAGTGGACAGAAATTGTTCTTGACAGCTTGGCAAAGTGAGAACGATCCAGCACCTGGAAAGTTTGTTGTTGGACTTTCAGATGACAAACCAGCACAGCTTTTCACATGGAATGGTACAAAACCATACTGGAGATCAGGTCCATGGAATGGATGGAAGTTCATTGGTGCAGAAGTTAAGGATAGTGGGTATGGAAGTGGAGTAAGTCTGACTCAAAACAATCAGATGGGAAAACCATCTCTGACTTTCAACCTTTTCAACAAGCCACACATTACAAATTTGGTTGTCTCACCAACAGGTGTGATGGAGGTAATGCATAAGGAAGGACAAAATGTACCATGGAAGGTGCTTTGGGCAGCAATTCAAACTCCATGCGATGTATATGGAGCTTGTGGACCCTTCAGTGCTTGTAGCAGCAGTGGATCTCCAACTTGTGAGTGCCTAAAAGGGTTCTTTCCGTTGTCAAATGAGGAATGGAGTAAGGGAAATTGGACAAGTGGATGTTTGCGGCGTACAGAGTTGATGTGCAGTACGAATAGTAGCAACTTAACATCTAAAGCATCTAAACCGGATGGCTTCTGGAAGCTCATTCAGATGAAATTACCAGATCATCATCTGTTTCTTTACAATGAAGATGCCCAAGGGTGTAGCCAATGGTGCCTGAGTAACTGCTCTTGTTTGGCATATGCATATCCAGATGGAATCGGGTGTATGGTTTGGGTAACAGAGCTTGTGGACATTCGGCAATCCTCGTACGGTGGAGAGGATCTATATCTTCGGGTCGCTAATTCAGAGCTAG GAGTAAAAAGAAGATATACCAAGGTCATCATCAGCTGCGTAGCTATAGCAGTCGGCTTCCTCTTGGTCGTGTCAATATGTCGTGTTCAAAGATGGAAAGCAAAGAGAAGAG TTATGCATACAGACACACCTCTCAATGAAAAAAATTCAGAGACAAGAAATTGGTGCACGATAAAGGGCTTCAGAAAAAACTGCAGAGTGGTCGGTCTCCTTCTGTCCGGGAATAGGGGTACTTTGAGAGAGACTACACGAGAGGATATCAAGGAAGGACCTGCCTTAGCCAGGGGGTCCTCGTCGGAGCTTTCGATGATCGATATTAATATGATAAAAATAGCTACCAACAACTTCAGTGAAGCTAACAAGTTAGGTGAAGGAGGATTTGGCACAGTTTACAAG CTGAATTCCATGCAGGGGAAATTAGAAGATGGACAGCAAATAGCTGTGAAAAGGCTTTCACGTCACGCAGGGCAAGGCATGGAGGAGTTCAAGAATGAGGTCATACTGGTATCTAAACTTCAGCACAGGAACCTTGTAAGGCTGCTGGGTTGCTGCAttcaaggagaagaaaagataGTAATTCTTGAATACCTGAAAAATAGAAGCTTGGACACATTCCTCTTCG ATCGAACAAGAAGGTTGGAGCTAGACTGGGGGAAACGGTTCCACATAATTCAGGGCATTGCCAGAGGGCTTCTATACCTCCATAGAGATTCTTGTTTGAGAATCATTCACAGAGATTTGAAGGCCAGCAACATTCTCTTGGACGATGACATGAACCCCAAAATCTCAGACTTTGGGCTGGCACGACCTTTCCGAGTTACACAAGAACAAGCTAATACCCGCAGAGTGGTGGGAACAAT GGGCTATATGTCTCCCGAATATGCCATGGGAGGCCTCTTCTCAGAAAAGTCTGACGTTTATAGCTTTGGAGTTTTGTTACTAGAGATTGTCAGCAGCAAGAAGAACACGGGGCTTGGTTTTCACGAAAAGTACTTGAACCTTCTTGGTTAT GCGTGGCAATTGTGGAATGAATGTAAAGCTGCAGAATTGCTGGATCAGTCACTTGCTGATTCTTGCACCCCATCAGAAGTAATGAGATGCATTCAAATTGGACTCCTTTGTGCTCAAGACCATGCTAAAGATCGGCCTACAATGTCGAATGTGGTTCTCATGCTAAGCGGTTCAGAGAGCGAAATGGGACTTCCTCTACCAAGACAACCAAAGTTTACGTTTCAGAGCTTGCTAGAATATAATCATTTTCAAGCAGGAGTTTCAGCATTCAATGGTTCCATAAATGATGTTACTATTTCAGTGGTTGAAGGTCGATGA
- the LOC113723881 gene encoding G-type lectin S-receptor-like serine/threonine-protein kinase SD1-29 isoform X3, translating to MGKYSDIFSSSFLVLFNILFIFPACCASNDTITPSQPLKVGQTLISAGQIFELGFFSPDNSSGLYVGIWYKIGPDRRIVWVANRGNALSASDLASRLIISSDGNLKVEDGKQNSVWSTNASVPLNSSIAVLQDDGDFILKDNLLGATLWESFSDPSDTLIATMPLGCCSRSGQKLFLTAWQSENDPAPGKFVVGLSDDKPAQLFTWNGTKPYWRSGPWNGWKFIGAEVKDSGYGSGVSLTQNNQMGKPSLTFNLFNKPHITNLVVSPTGVMEVMHKEGQNVPWKVLWAAIQTPCDVYGACGPFSACSSSGSPTCECLKGFFPLSNEEWSKGNWTSGCLRRTELMCSTNSSNLTSKASKPDGFWKLIQMKLPDHHLFLYNEDAQGCSQWCLSNCSCLAYAYPDGIGCMVWVTELVDIRQSSYGGEDLYLRVANSELGVKRRYTKVIISCVAIAVGFLLVVSICRVQRWKAKRRVMHTDTPLNEKNSETRNWCTIKGFRKNCRVVGLLLSGNRGTLRETTREDIKEGPALARGSSSELSMIDINMIKIATNNFSEANKLGEGGFGTVYKGKLEDGQQIAVKRLSRHAGQGMEEFKNEVILVSKLQHRNLVRLLGCCIQGEEKIVILEYLKNRSLDTFLFDRTRRLELDWGKRFHIIQGIARGLLYLHRDSCLRIIHRDLKASNILLDDDMNPKISDFGLARPFRVTQEQANTRRVVGTMGYMSPEYAMGGLFSEKSDVYSFGVLLLEIVSSKKNTGLGFHEKYLNLLGYAWQLWNECKAAELLDQSLADSCTPSEVMRCIQIGLLCAQDHAKDRPTMSNVVLMLSGSESEMGLPLPRQPKFTFQSLLEYNHFQAGVSAFNGSINDVTISVVEGR from the exons ATGGGGAAGTACAGTGATATCTTTAGCTCATCATTTCTTGTGCTTTTTAAcatcctcttcatttttccggCATGTTGTGCATCAAATGACACCATAACTCCATCCCAACCACTCAAGGTTGGACAAACTCTAATCTCCGCTGGGCAAATCTTTGAACTAGGATTCTTCAGTCCAGATAATTCAAGTGGATTGTATGTTGGAATCTGGTACAAGATTGGTCCTGATCGTAGAATTGTTTGGGTTGCAAACAGAGGAAACGCACTCTCAGCTAGTGACTTGGCTTCAAGGCTGATAATCAGCAGTGACGGGAATCTAAAGGTTGAAGATGGAAAGCAAAACAGTGTCTGGTCAACAAATGCTTCTGTCCCATTAAATAGCTCTATAGCGGTGCTTCAAGATGATGGGGACTTCATCCTTAAAGATAACCTTTTAGGGGCGACTCTATGGGAAAGCTTTTCTGATCCCTCTGATACACTTATAGCAACCATGCCGCTTGGATGTTGCAGCAGGAGTGGACAGAAATTGTTCTTGACAGCTTGGCAAAGTGAGAACGATCCAGCACCTGGAAAGTTTGTTGTTGGACTTTCAGATGACAAACCAGCACAGCTTTTCACATGGAATGGTACAAAACCATACTGGAGATCAGGTCCATGGAATGGATGGAAGTTCATTGGTGCAGAAGTTAAGGATAGTGGGTATGGAAGTGGAGTAAGTCTGACTCAAAACAATCAGATGGGAAAACCATCTCTGACTTTCAACCTTTTCAACAAGCCACACATTACAAATTTGGTTGTCTCACCAACAGGTGTGATGGAGGTAATGCATAAGGAAGGACAAAATGTACCATGGAAGGTGCTTTGGGCAGCAATTCAAACTCCATGCGATGTATATGGAGCTTGTGGACCCTTCAGTGCTTGTAGCAGCAGTGGATCTCCAACTTGTGAGTGCCTAAAAGGGTTCTTTCCGTTGTCAAATGAGGAATGGAGTAAGGGAAATTGGACAAGTGGATGTTTGCGGCGTACAGAGTTGATGTGCAGTACGAATAGTAGCAACTTAACATCTAAAGCATCTAAACCGGATGGCTTCTGGAAGCTCATTCAGATGAAATTACCAGATCATCATCTGTTTCTTTACAATGAAGATGCCCAAGGGTGTAGCCAATGGTGCCTGAGTAACTGCTCTTGTTTGGCATATGCATATCCAGATGGAATCGGGTGTATGGTTTGGGTAACAGAGCTTGTGGACATTCGGCAATCCTCGTACGGTGGAGAGGATCTATATCTTCGGGTCGCTAATTCAGAGCTAG GAGTAAAAAGAAGATATACCAAGGTCATCATCAGCTGCGTAGCTATAGCAGTCGGCTTCCTCTTGGTCGTGTCAATATGTCGTGTTCAAAGATGGAAAGCAAAGAGAAGAG TTATGCATACAGACACACCTCTCAATGAAAAAAATTCAGAGACAAGAAATTGGTGCACGATAAAGGGCTTCAGAAAAAACTGCAGAGTGGTCGGTCTCCTTCTGTCCGGGAATAGGGGTACTTTGAGAGAGACTACACGAGAGGATATCAAGGAAGGACCTGCCTTAGCCAGGGGGTCCTCGTCGGAGCTTTCGATGATCGATATTAATATGATAAAAATAGCTACCAACAACTTCAGTGAAGCTAACAAGTTAGGTGAAGGAGGATTTGGCACAGTTTACAAG GGGAAATTAGAAGATGGACAGCAAATAGCTGTGAAAAGGCTTTCACGTCACGCAGGGCAAGGCATGGAGGAGTTCAAGAATGAGGTCATACTGGTATCTAAACTTCAGCACAGGAACCTTGTAAGGCTGCTGGGTTGCTGCAttcaaggagaagaaaagataGTAATTCTTGAATACCTGAAAAATAGAAGCTTGGACACATTCCTCTTCG ATCGAACAAGAAGGTTGGAGCTAGACTGGGGGAAACGGTTCCACATAATTCAGGGCATTGCCAGAGGGCTTCTATACCTCCATAGAGATTCTTGTTTGAGAATCATTCACAGAGATTTGAAGGCCAGCAACATTCTCTTGGACGATGACATGAACCCCAAAATCTCAGACTTTGGGCTGGCACGACCTTTCCGAGTTACACAAGAACAAGCTAATACCCGCAGAGTGGTGGGAACAAT GGGCTATATGTCTCCCGAATATGCCATGGGAGGCCTCTTCTCAGAAAAGTCTGACGTTTATAGCTTTGGAGTTTTGTTACTAGAGATTGTCAGCAGCAAGAAGAACACGGGGCTTGGTTTTCACGAAAAGTACTTGAACCTTCTTGGTTAT GCGTGGCAATTGTGGAATGAATGTAAAGCTGCAGAATTGCTGGATCAGTCACTTGCTGATTCTTGCACCCCATCAGAAGTAATGAGATGCATTCAAATTGGACTCCTTTGTGCTCAAGACCATGCTAAAGATCGGCCTACAATGTCGAATGTGGTTCTCATGCTAAGCGGTTCAGAGAGCGAAATGGGACTTCCTCTACCAAGACAACCAAAGTTTACGTTTCAGAGCTTGCTAGAATATAATCATTTTCAAGCAGGAGTTTCAGCATTCAATGGTTCCATAAATGATGTTACTATTTCAGTGGTTGAAGGTCGATGA
- the LOC113723881 gene encoding G-type lectin S-receptor-like serine/threonine-protein kinase SD1-29 isoform X4, producing MGKYSDIFSSSFLVLFNILFIFPACCASNDTITPSQPLKVGQTLISAGQIFELGFFSPDNSSGLYVGIWYKIGPDRRIVWVANRGNALSASDLASRLIISSDGNLKVEDGKQNSVWSTNASVPLNSSIAVLQDDGDFILKDNLLGATLWESFSDPSDTLIATMPLGCCSRSGQKLFLTAWQSENDPAPGKFVVGLSDDKPAQLFTWNGTKPYWRSGPWNGWKFIGAEVKDSGYGSGVSLTQNNQMGKPSLTFNLFNKPHITNLVVSPTGVMEVMHKEGQNVPWKVLWAAIQTPCDVYGACGPFSACSSSGSPTCECLKGFFPLSNEEWSKGNWTSGCLRRTELMCSTNSSNLTSKASKPDGFWKLIQMKLPDHHLFLYNEDAQGCSQWCLSNCSCLAYAYPDGIGCMVWVTELVDIRQSSYGGEDLYLRVANSELGVKRRYTKVIISCVAIAVGFLLVVSICRVQRWKAKRRVMHTDTPLNEKNSETRNWCTIKGFRKNCRVVGLLLSGNRGTLRETTREDIKEGPALARGSSSELSMIDINMIKIATNNFSEANKLGEGGFGTVYKLNSMQGKLEDGQQIAVKRLSRHAGQGMEEFKNEVILVSKLQHRNLVRLLGCCIQGEEKIVILEYLKNRSLDTFLFDRTRRLELDWGKRFHIIQGIARGLLYLHRDSCLRIIHRDLKASNILLDDDMNPKISDFGLARPFRVTQEQANTRRVVGTMGYMSPEYAMGGLFSEKSDVYSFGVLLLEIVSSKKNTGLGFHEKYLNLLGYESR from the exons ATGGGGAAGTACAGTGATATCTTTAGCTCATCATTTCTTGTGCTTTTTAAcatcctcttcatttttccggCATGTTGTGCATCAAATGACACCATAACTCCATCCCAACCACTCAAGGTTGGACAAACTCTAATCTCCGCTGGGCAAATCTTTGAACTAGGATTCTTCAGTCCAGATAATTCAAGTGGATTGTATGTTGGAATCTGGTACAAGATTGGTCCTGATCGTAGAATTGTTTGGGTTGCAAACAGAGGAAACGCACTCTCAGCTAGTGACTTGGCTTCAAGGCTGATAATCAGCAGTGACGGGAATCTAAAGGTTGAAGATGGAAAGCAAAACAGTGTCTGGTCAACAAATGCTTCTGTCCCATTAAATAGCTCTATAGCGGTGCTTCAAGATGATGGGGACTTCATCCTTAAAGATAACCTTTTAGGGGCGACTCTATGGGAAAGCTTTTCTGATCCCTCTGATACACTTATAGCAACCATGCCGCTTGGATGTTGCAGCAGGAGTGGACAGAAATTGTTCTTGACAGCTTGGCAAAGTGAGAACGATCCAGCACCTGGAAAGTTTGTTGTTGGACTTTCAGATGACAAACCAGCACAGCTTTTCACATGGAATGGTACAAAACCATACTGGAGATCAGGTCCATGGAATGGATGGAAGTTCATTGGTGCAGAAGTTAAGGATAGTGGGTATGGAAGTGGAGTAAGTCTGACTCAAAACAATCAGATGGGAAAACCATCTCTGACTTTCAACCTTTTCAACAAGCCACACATTACAAATTTGGTTGTCTCACCAACAGGTGTGATGGAGGTAATGCATAAGGAAGGACAAAATGTACCATGGAAGGTGCTTTGGGCAGCAATTCAAACTCCATGCGATGTATATGGAGCTTGTGGACCCTTCAGTGCTTGTAGCAGCAGTGGATCTCCAACTTGTGAGTGCCTAAAAGGGTTCTTTCCGTTGTCAAATGAGGAATGGAGTAAGGGAAATTGGACAAGTGGATGTTTGCGGCGTACAGAGTTGATGTGCAGTACGAATAGTAGCAACTTAACATCTAAAGCATCTAAACCGGATGGCTTCTGGAAGCTCATTCAGATGAAATTACCAGATCATCATCTGTTTCTTTACAATGAAGATGCCCAAGGGTGTAGCCAATGGTGCCTGAGTAACTGCTCTTGTTTGGCATATGCATATCCAGATGGAATCGGGTGTATGGTTTGGGTAACAGAGCTTGTGGACATTCGGCAATCCTCGTACGGTGGAGAGGATCTATATCTTCGGGTCGCTAATTCAGAGCTAG GAGTAAAAAGAAGATATACCAAGGTCATCATCAGCTGCGTAGCTATAGCAGTCGGCTTCCTCTTGGTCGTGTCAATATGTCGTGTTCAAAGATGGAAAGCAAAGAGAAGAG TTATGCATACAGACACACCTCTCAATGAAAAAAATTCAGAGACAAGAAATTGGTGCACGATAAAGGGCTTCAGAAAAAACTGCAGAGTGGTCGGTCTCCTTCTGTCCGGGAATAGGGGTACTTTGAGAGAGACTACACGAGAGGATATCAAGGAAGGACCTGCCTTAGCCAGGGGGTCCTCGTCGGAGCTTTCGATGATCGATATTAATATGATAAAAATAGCTACCAACAACTTCAGTGAAGCTAACAAGTTAGGTGAAGGAGGATTTGGCACAGTTTACAAG CTGAATTCCATGCAGGGGAAATTAGAAGATGGACAGCAAATAGCTGTGAAAAGGCTTTCACGTCACGCAGGGCAAGGCATGGAGGAGTTCAAGAATGAGGTCATACTGGTATCTAAACTTCAGCACAGGAACCTTGTAAGGCTGCTGGGTTGCTGCAttcaaggagaagaaaagataGTAATTCTTGAATACCTGAAAAATAGAAGCTTGGACACATTCCTCTTCG ATCGAACAAGAAGGTTGGAGCTAGACTGGGGGAAACGGTTCCACATAATTCAGGGCATTGCCAGAGGGCTTCTATACCTCCATAGAGATTCTTGTTTGAGAATCATTCACAGAGATTTGAAGGCCAGCAACATTCTCTTGGACGATGACATGAACCCCAAAATCTCAGACTTTGGGCTGGCACGACCTTTCCGAGTTACACAAGAACAAGCTAATACCCGCAGAGTGGTGGGAACAAT GGGCTATATGTCTCCCGAATATGCCATGGGAGGCCTCTTCTCAGAAAAGTCTGACGTTTATAGCTTTGGAGTTTTGTTACTAGAGATTGTCAGCAGCAAGAAGAACACGGGGCTTGGTTTTCACGAAAAGTACTTGAACCTTCTTGGTTAT GAATCAAGATAA